From the Halodesulfovibrio aestuarii DSM 17919 = ATCC 29578 genome, one window contains:
- the gatB gene encoding Asp-tRNA(Asn)/Glu-tRNA(Gln) amidotransferase subunit GatB has protein sequence MADFEVVIGLEVHAQLKTESKLFCSCSTRFGSDPNENVCEVCSGMPGALPVLNAKAVEFATKMGLAMNCTVSLNSIFERKNYFYPDSPNGYQISQLDNAICQNGHIEIPVGDSLKRVGITRIQLENDAGKSIHSQAENLSYVDFNRTGVPLIEIVSDPDMRSAEQAVSYLKTLHSILLYLDICDGNMEEGSFRCDANVSLRPRGQEEFGTRVELKNMNSFRNVQRGIEYEIARQEDLILDGEDVIQETRLYNAEKNITASMRGKEEAHDYRYFPDPDLIPIKLTEEQVATWRSELPELPLEKRARFEAEFGLPEYDANLLTQDRAIAEYFESAVKAFNNPKKLSNFMMGQFMRELNERNITVTDVALEPENFAELVRIVEEGMISTKIGNDVLPELMEQGGSAEAFVKAKGMVQISDSSELEAVVDEVIAENPSEAEAYRGGKHKLQSFFVGQVMRKTRGKANPALVNELLQKKL, from the coding sequence ATGGCTGATTTTGAAGTTGTCATCGGGCTTGAGGTTCACGCTCAGCTCAAGACGGAATCAAAATTATTCTGTTCCTGTTCGACCCGTTTCGGGTCTGATCCGAATGAAAATGTTTGTGAAGTATGTTCCGGTATGCCGGGTGCGTTGCCTGTACTGAACGCTAAGGCCGTGGAGTTTGCAACAAAAATGGGACTTGCAATGAATTGTACTGTAAGCCTCAATTCTATTTTTGAACGTAAAAACTACTTCTATCCTGATTCTCCTAACGGCTATCAGATTTCTCAGCTCGATAATGCAATTTGCCAGAACGGTCATATTGAAATTCCAGTTGGTGACTCTTTGAAGCGCGTGGGAATTACTCGTATTCAGCTTGAAAACGATGCTGGTAAGTCTATTCATTCTCAGGCAGAGAATCTATCTTATGTCGATTTCAACCGTACAGGTGTGCCGCTTATTGAGATTGTTTCTGATCCTGACATGCGAAGCGCAGAACAGGCAGTTTCTTACCTTAAGACACTGCACTCCATTTTGCTGTACCTTGATATTTGTGATGGGAACATGGAAGAGGGTAGCTTCCGTTGTGATGCAAACGTTTCTTTGCGTCCACGCGGTCAGGAAGAATTCGGTACTCGTGTTGAATTAAAGAACATGAACTCCTTCCGTAACGTACAGCGTGGTATTGAATACGAAATTGCCCGTCAGGAAGATCTTATTCTGGATGGTGAAGACGTGATTCAGGAAACCCGACTGTACAACGCAGAAAAGAATATTACGGCTTCTATGCGCGGCAAGGAAGAAGCACATGACTACCGTTACTTCCCGGATCCTGATCTGATCCCTATCAAGTTGACTGAAGAACAGGTTGCAACGTGGAGAAGCGAACTTCCGGAACTTCCGCTTGAAAAACGTGCTCGCTTTGAAGCTGAATTTGGTTTGCCGGAATACGATGCAAACTTGCTTACGCAAGATAGAGCCATTGCTGAATACTTTGAATCAGCTGTAAAAGCTTTTAATAATCCTAAAAAGTTAAGTAACTTTATGATGGGTCAGTTCATGCGCGAATTGAATGAGCGTAATATAACAGTTACTGACGTTGCACTTGAGCCGGAAAACTTTGCAGAATTGGTTAGAATTGTTGAAGAGGGTATGATTTCTACTAAGATCGGGAATGATGTTTTGCCTGAACTTATGGAACAGGGTGGTTCTGCAGAAGCATTTGTAAAAGCCAAAGGTATGGTTCAGATTTCAGATTCTTCTGAATTAGAAGCAGTTGTGGATGAAGTAATAGCGGAAAATCCATCAGAAGCAGAAGCTTACCGAGGTGGTAAGCATAAGTTACAAAGCTTTTTTGTTGGTCAGGTTATGCGTAAAACGCGAGGAAAGGCTAACCCTGCTCTTGTTAATGAACTACTACAGAAGAAATTATAG
- a CDS encoding MucR family transcriptional regulator codes for MEDYLKEALEIVKAQASVRTMTEEEITSMVKTLASGIRVISEADAFAEETQEAAVDPKKSIKEKTVTCLECGKTFKILTKRHLALHDLDAISYREKWGLKKNTPLVCKALQRERRKKMNNMKLWERRRKNEA; via the coding sequence ATGGAAGACTACTTAAAAGAAGCGTTGGAAATTGTTAAGGCGCAAGCTAGTGTGCGGACCATGACAGAGGAAGAAATTACCTCTATGGTGAAAACACTTGCGTCTGGCATCAGAGTTATTAGCGAAGCAGATGCTTTTGCTGAGGAAACACAGGAAGCTGCAGTTGATCCGAAAAAGTCTATTAAGGAAAAAACAGTCACATGTCTTGAATGTGGAAAGACTTTTAAGATCTTAACAAAGCGGCATCTTGCGTTACACGATCTTGATGCAATTTCTTATCGTGAAAAGTGGGGGCTGAAAAAGAATACGCCGTTGGTTTGTAAAGCACTACAACGTGAACGACGTAAAAAAATGAACAATATGAAGTTGTGGGAAAGAAGACGTAAAAACGAAGCATAG
- the thrB gene encoding homoserine kinase: MADYPNETDCITLIGMASAGKSTLGKILAHQLGWVFIDTDHLIEGQYGTNLQAVTDSMTKEEFLDVECAVICALRAKRCVIATGGSVVYREKAMEHLRSLGPICHLDVSLPKIIKRIGEKPDRGLAIAPGQTIEDLYNERAALYKKYAEISVQCDNKTPEQCVTALLAALECSHEKEK, encoded by the coding sequence ATGGCAGATTACCCGAACGAAACTGATTGCATAACCCTTATCGGCATGGCAAGCGCAGGCAAATCAACCTTAGGAAAAATTCTCGCACACCAGCTTGGGTGGGTATTTATTGACACCGACCATCTTATCGAAGGCCAATACGGAACTAACTTGCAAGCTGTCACCGACTCTATGACAAAAGAAGAGTTTCTTGATGTCGAATGCGCTGTGATCTGTGCGTTGCGCGCAAAACGCTGCGTCATAGCTACAGGTGGAAGTGTTGTGTACAGAGAAAAAGCAATGGAACACCTGCGTTCTTTAGGACCGATATGCCATCTGGATGTCAGTCTGCCAAAAATTATCAAACGCATTGGTGAAAAGCCTGATCGCGGTCTTGCAATTGCACCAGGACAGACCATTGAAGATCTCTACAATGAGCGTGCTGCATTATACAAGAAATACGCTGAGATCAGCGTTCAGTGCGATAACAAAACACCCGAACAATGCGTAACGGCTCTACTGGCAGCTTTGGAGTGCAGTCATGAAAAAGAAAAATAA
- the nadE gene encoding NAD(+) synthase yields MLDLHVDGTKVVGEILKYLKQIVERENSRGVALGLSGGMDSCILATLAVRALGPQSVTVVYIFDQDSDPNIARNARHIADNLGLNLEELDISEDMSKRGVYASAFTKLLRLSGLVAKITTACYRIICGETPFKSTLRVGGGETLRPWYKRLLFNMTMRHVEAGFIQRHIFRRNILERIAEERNLSLIGAANRSECEVGWFVKDGIDDIPVQPLTGLFKTQIRQLAEELELPEKIRKQIPSPDMAKGVTDEFGIGHEYCIVDTVIDGLDRGLTLEEISALGIPQKDVVDIIDLMRLSKWKRMSPHEISPVNGSYGSAIRC; encoded by the coding sequence ATGCTTGATCTACATGTAGATGGAACTAAGGTTGTCGGCGAAATTCTGAAATATCTAAAACAAATCGTAGAACGTGAAAATTCACGCGGGGTTGCTCTCGGCCTGAGCGGCGGGATGGATTCTTGTATTCTGGCAACACTGGCCGTGCGCGCTCTGGGGCCTCAGTCGGTGACCGTTGTCTACATTTTTGATCAAGACAGTGATCCCAATATCGCGCGAAACGCACGACATATTGCGGATAACCTAGGCTTAAATCTTGAAGAATTAGATATCTCAGAAGATATGTCGAAGCGTGGCGTGTACGCATCAGCCTTCACGAAACTATTGCGGCTTTCCGGTCTCGTGGCAAAGATCACTACGGCATGCTACAGAATTATCTGCGGTGAAACACCGTTTAAATCCACACTGCGAGTCGGTGGCGGTGAAACCTTGCGACCTTGGTACAAGCGTTTACTATTTAACATGACCATGCGTCATGTTGAAGCCGGCTTCATCCAGCGTCATATTTTTCGACGCAACATTCTTGAACGCATTGCAGAAGAACGAAACTTATCTCTTATCGGAGCTGCTAATCGATCCGAGTGCGAAGTCGGCTGGTTTGTTAAAGATGGAATTGACGATATACCGGTACAGCCTCTGACAGGACTTTTTAAAACACAGATACGCCAACTGGCCGAAGAGCTAGAGTTACCCGAAAAAATCCGCAAGCAGATCCCCTCACCGGATATGGCAAAAGGGGTAACTGACGAGTTCGGCATAGGCCATGAATACTGTATTGTCGATACCGTCATCGACGGGCTGGATCGTGGTCTTACGTTAGAAGAAATTTCGGCTCTTGGCATTCCCCAAAAGGACGTAGTCGATATTATCGACCTGATGCGCCTGTCAAAATGGAAGCGTATGTCACCGCACGAAATCTCTCCGGTTAACGGCAGCTACGGATCAGCCATTCGATGCTAG
- the rpsI gene encoding 30S ribosomal protein S9, translated as MSNEFDYGTGRRKNATARTRLYAGSGQITVNGRPYDEYFPRKTLQMIIRQPLELVKMLEKFDIKVNVAGGGMSGQALAVRHGISRALLEIDADMRPALKKAGFLTRDARKKERKKYGQRGARARFQYSKR; from the coding sequence ATGTCCAACGAATTCGATTACGGCACAGGCAGAAGAAAGAACGCTACTGCTCGTACCCGCCTCTACGCTGGTAGCGGTCAGATCACTGTTAACGGTCGTCCTTACGATGAGTACTTCCCACGCAAGACTCTTCAGATGATCATTCGTCAGCCTCTCGAGCTTGTTAAAATGCTCGAGAAATTTGACATCAAAGTAAACGTAGCTGGCGGCGGTATGTCCGGTCAGGCTCTTGCAGTTCGTCATGGTATTTCCCGTGCGCTGCTCGAAATTGATGCAGACATGCGTCCAGCACTCAAAAAAGCAGGCTTCCTGACCCGTGACGCTCGTAAGAAAGAGCGTAAAAAATACGGTCAGCGTGGAGCTCGTGCTCGCTTCCAGTACTCCAAGCGTTAA
- the rplM gene encoding 50S ribosomal protein L13: protein MKTFSPKPEDITREWFVVDAEDQILGRLATQIAHRLRGKHKPEFAPHVDNGDFIVVVNCEKIKVTGNKMADKMYYRHTGFPGGLKEANLETMLEKKPEDVIRKAVQGMLPKNRLGRAIMKKLKIYVGTEHPHAAQNPQTLELKY from the coding sequence ATGAAAACTTTCAGCCCTAAGCCTGAAGATATCACCCGCGAGTGGTTTGTAGTTGACGCTGAGGACCAGATCCTCGGTCGCCTCGCAACCCAGATCGCACACCGCCTTCGTGGCAAACATAAGCCAGAATTCGCACCTCACGTTGACAACGGTGACTTCATCGTAGTCGTGAATTGTGAAAAAATCAAAGTTACCGGTAACAAGATGGCAGACAAAATGTACTACCGTCACACCGGTTTCCCAGGTGGCCTCAAAGAAGCTAACCTTGAGACCATGCTTGAGAAGAAACCTGAAGATGTTATCCGTAAAGCTGTTCAGGGCATGCTTCCAAAGAACCGTCTTGGTCGCGCTATCATGAAGAAGCTCAAAATCTACGTTGGTACCGAGCACCCACACGCTGCTCAGAACCCTCAGACTCTTGAGCTTAAGTACTAG
- a CDS encoding HD domain-containing protein, translated as MSSIRKGLLQTVFSGAYMKRWNDKLRPAELYEVDKQAHKMIIAWLLLQENARDLEAEERRELSDRIAEWGIFDYLFRLVITDIKPPVYYRIKENPEHHRQLVEWVQGELEPVLSTLGDDFWMRFIAYFDPHRKRELADDILAAAHFYASSWEFKLIEGLNAFDDELDEIRESFVEQQASFQKLKGFHELMRPKAHALGKLANLCGQLRFQKRWSQMPRIPETSVMGHMFLVACYSYFFSVVQDACPTRRQNNFFCGLFHDLPEMLTRDIISPVKKSVKELDALIKAYEDEELERRVFEPLREEGYSDIADRLGYLLGTATGSEFHDCIERDGKVEQVTFEELQSLYNDDIYNPKDGEMLKVCDELAAYIEAYTAVRNGISINELNQAMWRLRDKYRKRSIGKIHIGALMSDFD; from the coding sequence ATGTCAAGTATTCGTAAGGGATTGTTGCAGACCGTTTTTTCCGGCGCGTACATGAAACGCTGGAATGATAAGTTGCGTCCGGCAGAGTTGTATGAGGTAGATAAGCAGGCACATAAAATGATAATCGCCTGGCTGCTGTTGCAGGAAAATGCACGTGATCTGGAGGCCGAAGAGCGTCGTGAGCTAAGTGATAGAATTGCCGAGTGGGGGATTTTTGATTACCTCTTCCGGCTTGTCATTACAGATATCAAGCCTCCTGTCTATTATCGGATTAAAGAAAATCCGGAACATCATCGGCAACTGGTTGAATGGGTGCAGGGGGAGCTTGAACCAGTCTTGAGTACGCTAGGGGATGATTTTTGGATGCGTTTTATAGCGTACTTCGATCCGCATAGAAAGCGGGAGCTTGCGGATGATATCCTTGCTGCCGCACATTTTTATGCAAGTAGCTGGGAATTTAAGCTCATTGAAGGGTTGAATGCTTTTGATGATGAACTGGACGAGATCCGTGAATCATTTGTGGAACAACAGGCTTCTTTTCAGAAACTTAAAGGCTTTCATGAGCTGATGAGGCCTAAAGCCCATGCGCTGGGTAAACTGGCCAACCTCTGCGGGCAATTGCGTTTTCAGAAGCGATGGTCGCAGATGCCGCGTATTCCTGAAACGTCTGTTATGGGGCATATGTTTCTGGTGGCATGCTATAGCTATTTCTTTTCTGTTGTACAGGATGCATGTCCTACCCGTCGGCAGAACAACTTTTTTTGTGGGTTGTTCCATGACCTGCCGGAGATGTTGACTCGTGATATTATTTCACCGGTAAAAAAATCAGTGAAGGAACTGGATGCCCTTATCAAAGCATATGAGGATGAGGAGTTGGAACGACGGGTTTTTGAACCGCTACGCGAAGAAGGGTATTCGGATATTGCGGACAGACTGGGATATCTTCTCGGGACTGCAACCGGGTCAGAATTTCATGATTGCATAGAACGTGATGGAAAAGTCGAACAGGTTACCTTTGAGGAACTCCAGTCCTTATATAATGATGACATATACAATCCGAAAGATGGCGAGATGCTAAAAGTCTGCGATGAACTTGCAGCGTACATTGAAGCCTATACTGCTGTACGTAACGGTATATCAATCAATGAATTGAATCAGGCTATGTGGCGGTTAAGAGATAAATACCGGAAAAGATCTATCGGTAAGATTCACATTGGAGCTTTGATGTCGGATTTTGATTAG
- a CDS encoding RNA polymerase sigma factor yields MESVNEDWDTVRTVLEGETAAYALIIDRHQKHVGAVVGAHVPPQYAPEVAHETFVRAYRSLASYEPRKPFKHWLTTIALRSCTDFWRSHYRKKESPLSDFSKDTTQWLDAVCFTESESEFERLSQAREAKEILSLVLDMLAPLDRMILVMTQLEEYSSKETAELLGISSANVKVRAFRAKRTLKKLLKKHGIEGA; encoded by the coding sequence ATGGAATCGGTCAATGAAGACTGGGATACAGTCCGCACCGTGCTGGAGGGTGAAACTGCAGCGTATGCGTTGATCATTGATCGACATCAGAAACATGTAGGTGCTGTTGTCGGAGCGCATGTGCCGCCACAGTACGCGCCCGAGGTTGCGCACGAAACGTTTGTTCGAGCATATCGATCGCTCGCTTCGTATGAACCCCGAAAACCGTTTAAGCACTGGCTGACAACGATTGCTCTTCGTAGTTGCACAGACTTTTGGCGTTCCCATTATCGCAAAAAGGAATCGCCTCTTAGTGATTTTTCAAAGGATACTACTCAATGGCTTGATGCCGTTTGCTTTACCGAATCTGAAAGTGAATTCGAACGGTTGAGTCAGGCGCGTGAGGCGAAAGAAATTTTGAGTCTTGTACTCGATATGCTGGCGCCGTTAGATAGAATGATCTTGGTAATGACGCAACTTGAGGAATACTCAAGTAAAGAAACGGCTGAGCTGCTGGGAATAAGCTCCGCCAATGTTAAGGTTCGTGCTTTCAGGGCAAAGCGCACATTAAAGAAGCTTTTGAAAAAGCACGGGATAGAAGGTGCATAG
- a CDS encoding CBS domain-containing protein: MLLRRRAWDILRDDYPVVKIDDPLAEAIRKLNACASEGCLCALVEDHNGRVKGAVSIWDTMRFMEDTLLRGDGLKCLDENRYEQMFTNACKVSGSISVKDVMDKDMTVVRPDEPLLLVLEDFVKKGRSYAVVMEGGHVIGVIMINDIYKEISDQILARG; this comes from the coding sequence ATGCTATTGCGAAGACGTGCGTGGGATATTTTACGTGATGATTACCCTGTTGTAAAAATAGATGATCCCCTTGCTGAGGCTATTCGTAAACTTAACGCATGTGCTTCAGAAGGATGCCTGTGTGCTTTAGTGGAAGATCATAATGGTCGCGTTAAGGGCGCAGTCTCAATTTGGGACACAATGCGTTTTATGGAAGATACCCTGCTGCGCGGTGACGGCTTGAAATGCCTTGATGAAAATCGTTATGAGCAGATGTTTACCAACGCTTGTAAGGTGTCCGGTTCTATCAGCGTAAAAGACGTTATGGATAAGGATATGACAGTAGTGCGTCCTGACGAGCCGCTTTTGCTTGTACTGGAAGATTTTGTGAAAAAAGGTCGCAGTTACGCGGTGGTGATGGAAGGTGGACATGTCATCGGTGTTATTATGATCAACGATATTTATAAAGAAATTAGTGATCAAATTCTAGCCCGCGGCTAA